AGTTCTCGGTCGATCATTCTCCAATGGAAGccgctcatcatcatcatcggtaGACATCATCCCCAAAGGACATTTAGCAGTTTATGTTGGTGATCAAGAAAAAAGACGATTTGTTGTTCCTTTATCGTTATTAGACCAGCCTTCATTCCAAGATCTGTTACGTCAATCAGAGGAAGAATTTGGTTATGATCATCCAATGGGTGGCCTCACAATTCCATGTCGTGAGGATGTCTTCATTCATGTCGCTTCTGGCCTGGTCTGCTCATTATGACCAAGAATTTTGCATTCTATTCGCTAACATATAACGTAATTTTGTACAGTAGAAATCACCATGAAACCTAAGTATTTGTAAAGCTGTCTCCAAATTGTATAATAGCCAACATTAGTTTCACCATTAACATAGCAATGAAGAACATCATTCAAATTTTGGTATCTATATATGCATATTCCATCTTTCCTTTATTAATGTACTCTTATAAGGTGCTCAAAATCCGTACTTCAAACTTTCTAAATCGATCTAACAAGTGTTCGAAAATGGTAATTATTTCACATAAATTTTCTATATAGTTAATACTACATTTCTTCTGCGCTAAGACAGCCACACGACTTCAATCAAGCACCAAATTTCGCGGAACTCAACACGTAGACTCCTCCACATATACTGTGCGGCTTCCTCGTGTGATCGTGTGATCCACATTCCACAATCTCATCGGCGCGATATCATCACGACCTTCCATTTCGCGTTATAGGCGGTGGCAGGGATTTAAGACCATTAATCACTCAAAATTCGATTTCATCAAAATCAGGCCTTAAACGCTTGTATTTCTCCATTTTCTTTGGACCGTAaatatcatatatgatttttgTATCTTTTGACTCAGCCAATGGTCTTCATGCTTTTGGCTTTATACAAAAATCTTGGTGATTTTGTCTTAATATCAATATTTCTTTACTAATTATTGTTGATTCTCATTTATATAGTATTGGTTCCATACATTGGATGTATTATTTTGGATTATCAAACCGTATGAAGATGCAAGTTCGATTATTTGAAACTTTAAACTTGGACTGAGATTTACCAATACTGATAAAGTTTGTTATTTTTGTTCATTTTTAACTAATATTATTGTGAAAGACTTGTTAAAAACTAGCAGGACAAAGACGACATACGAAGGTTCTTTTTGATACGACACAATTCGagtttttttaattgttatatTCGGCATGTCAAAAAATATCTTCTAAACAAGTTTATAAGCGAGGTTTTTAAAGAGCTACTCAAACTCGAATTTTAACAAACTTTAAAATCTTTTTTAAAATCCTCCCTTCATATATGTTCATTTCCCTAGACCTAGGGCCAAGGA
The genomic region above belongs to Lactuca sativa cultivar Salinas chromosome 4, Lsat_Salinas_v11, whole genome shotgun sequence and contains:
- the LOC111899761 gene encoding auxin-responsive protein SAUR21-like, with product MAIRMPRIIQAKKVLGRSFSNGSRSSSSSVDIIPKGHLAVYVGDQEKRRFVVPLSLLDQPSFQDLLRQSEEEFGYDHPMGGLTIPCREDVFIHVASGLVCSL